One window of the Chryseobacterium camelliae genome contains the following:
- a CDS encoding NADP-dependent glyceraldehyde-3-phosphate dehydrogenase, translating into MNSEHKHPFQDIFKTENEIPEEYKIPEIHQREYLVNGELVEWNGDVTEIYSPVCIPTENGLQRKLLGSIPNISPQEAMEILDATVNAYNNGLGEWPSMSVENRIKCMQKFVYLMLQQRDLVIKLLMWEIGKTLSDSTKEFDRTVDYINQTIDALKDLDRECSRFQQAEGTIAQIRRAPLGVVLSMGPFNYPLNEIFTTLIPALIMGNTILFKLPKHGVLAHYPLLKAFREAFPKGTVNTLYGKGAEIITPIMESGKVNVLAFIGSSKVANGLKKLHPKVNRLRAILSLDAKNAAIVTKNADLDVAVSECILGALSFNGQRCTALKLIFVQKDVAAEFTEKLTAAVSAMKPGLPWEKGVKITPLPEANKPGYLKECIDDAVAKGSQVLNEHGGFTESSFVFPAVVYPVNSEMKLYHEEQFGPVIPVVPFDSVEEPLEYQIHASHGMQVSIFSEDAMEVAQLIDPFVNLVSRVNINCQAQRGPDVFPFTGRKDSAEGTLSVFDALRSFSIRSLVAAKLTESNKNLLNTIVRDHDSGFLSTDYIF; encoded by the coding sequence ATGAATTCAGAACACAAGCATCCTTTCCAGGACATTTTTAAAACTGAAAATGAAATCCCTGAAGAATATAAAATACCCGAAATCCATCAGCGGGAGTATCTGGTCAACGGAGAACTGGTAGAGTGGAACGGGGACGTCACCGAAATTTATTCACCGGTCTGCATCCCTACAGAAAACGGATTGCAGAGAAAGCTGCTCGGAAGCATCCCGAATATCAGTCCACAGGAAGCCATGGAAATCCTGGATGCAACGGTTAATGCCTACAACAACGGTTTGGGAGAATGGCCTTCCATGTCCGTTGAAAACCGCATCAAGTGCATGCAGAAGTTCGTCTATCTCATGCTTCAGCAGCGTGACCTTGTGATCAAGCTGCTGATGTGGGAAATCGGAAAAACCCTGTCAGATTCTACCAAAGAATTTGACCGTACCGTAGATTATATCAATCAGACCATCGATGCCCTGAAGGATCTTGACCGCGAATGTTCCCGATTCCAGCAGGCTGAAGGAACAATCGCCCAGATCAGGAGGGCTCCTTTAGGCGTAGTACTGAGCATGGGACCGTTCAACTATCCTCTGAATGAGATTTTTACAACGCTGATCCCTGCACTTATTATGGGGAATACCATTCTGTTCAAACTTCCCAAACACGGAGTTCTTGCGCATTACCCGTTGCTGAAAGCTTTCAGGGAAGCCTTCCCGAAAGGAACAGTGAATACATTGTATGGTAAAGGAGCGGAAATCATCACCCCGATTATGGAAAGCGGGAAAGTGAATGTACTGGCATTTATCGGTTCCAGCAAAGTGGCCAATGGCCTGAAAAAGCTGCACCCTAAAGTCAACCGCTTGAGAGCGATCTTAAGCCTTGATGCAAAAAATGCCGCGATCGTAACTAAAAATGCCGATCTGGATGTTGCAGTCAGCGAATGCATTCTCGGAGCTCTGTCATTTAACGGACAGCGCTGTACTGCGCTTAAGCTGATCTTTGTTCAGAAAGATGTGGCTGCCGAATTTACCGAAAAACTTACCGCAGCGGTTTCCGCTATGAAGCCCGGACTTCCATGGGAGAAAGGTGTCAAAATCACCCCGCTTCCGGAAGCCAATAAGCCGGGCTATCTGAAAGAATGCATTGACGATGCAGTAGCCAAAGGATCGCAGGTGCTGAATGAGCACGGAGGGTTTACCGAATCCTCTTTTGTCTTCCCTGCCGTAGTGTATCCGGTGAACAGCGAAATGAAATTATACCACGAGGAACAGTTTGGACCGGTGATTCCGGTGGTTCCTTTTGATTCTGTTGAGGAGCCCCTGGAATACCAGATCCACGCTTCCCACGGAATGCAGGTCAGCATTTTCAGTGAAGATGCGATGGAAGTTGCCCAGTTAATTGATCCTTTCGTTAACCTGGTAAGCCGTGTGAACATCAACTGCCAGGCGCAGCGTGGTCCGGACGTATTTCCGTTTACCGGAAGGAAAGACAGCGCCGAAGGAACACTTTCCGTTTTTGACGCCCTGAGATCTTTTTCGATCCGATCACTGGTTGCTGCAAAACTGACCGAGTCTAATAAAAACCTGCTGAACACCATTGTCCGCGATCATGACTCCGGTTTCCTGAGTACGGATTACATTTTTTAA
- a CDS encoding alpha/beta fold hydrolase, translating to MPYITKENEKNVQLYYEDLGSGQPVILIHGWPLSGKSWELQVPVLLNLGYRVIQYDRRGFGKSFPSSSPEGYNYDELAGDLHELITALDLKNVILFGFSMGGGEVVRYLTNYGAENVDRVALISSIIPIVKQKEDNPDGVPQEKLDEIMDNLKKDRVTFLESFHKDFYNYGMLSHSVSQKQLDYDWSIAAHACPIATIKCAESWANTDFRPELQNVTVKTLIVHGDDDNIVPIDTAGRQAAQGIADNRFVIVEGGPHGLNVTHADELNAVLSDFLMK from the coding sequence ATGCCTTACATTACCAAAGAAAATGAAAAAAATGTTCAGCTTTACTATGAGGACTTAGGTTCCGGACAGCCCGTTATCTTAATTCACGGATGGCCGCTCAGCGGAAAATCATGGGAGCTTCAGGTTCCTGTCCTGCTTAACCTGGGTTACCGTGTCATCCAATATGACCGGAGAGGTTTCGGAAAATCGTTTCCGTCTTCTTCGCCCGAAGGCTATAATTATGATGAGCTTGCAGGAGACCTGCACGAACTGATTACAGCTTTAGACCTTAAAAATGTGATCCTGTTCGGATTCTCTATGGGAGGTGGAGAAGTAGTCCGCTACTTAACCAATTACGGAGCCGAAAATGTAGACCGTGTGGCTTTAATCTCTTCCATCATTCCGATCGTAAAACAAAAAGAAGACAATCCGGATGGCGTTCCGCAGGAGAAACTTGATGAAATCATGGATAACCTGAAGAAAGATAGGGTTACCTTCCTGGAGTCTTTCCACAAAGATTTTTACAACTATGGGATGCTTTCGCACTCGGTAAGCCAGAAACAGCTGGATTACGACTGGAGCATTGCAGCACATGCCTGTCCTATCGCAACCATCAAATGCGCAGAAAGCTGGGCCAATACCGATTTCCGCCCGGAACTTCAGAATGTGACCGTAAAAACACTGATTGTACACGGTGATGATGACAATATAGTCCCGATTGATACCGCTGGCCGCCAGGCTGCACAGGGTATTGCAGATAACCGTTTCGTAATCGTTGAAGGAGGGCCTCACGGACTGAATGTTACCCACGCTGATGAACTGAATGCAGTTCTGTCTGACTTCCTGATGAAATAG
- a CDS encoding RNA polymerase sigma factor produces MGAQENEFLAKMEKHKGILFKISKMYMDDKDDRDDLFQEITYQVWKAYPNFKGESEFSTWLYRVALNTAIIFLKSEKKRSFISHEDFTGYKIEQDDYNHEKEEQLERMYTAIHQLNPIDKAFIFYYLEDFSGKQIAEQMGISDGNVRVKMNRAKNKLKDILHSNT; encoded by the coding sequence ATGGGTGCACAGGAAAACGAATTTTTAGCTAAAATGGAAAAGCATAAGGGAATCCTTTTTAAGATTTCCAAAATGTATATGGACGATAAGGATGATCGCGATGACCTGTTCCAGGAGATTACCTATCAGGTCTGGAAGGCCTATCCGAATTTTAAGGGCGAAAGTGAATTTTCCACATGGTTGTACAGGGTAGCCCTTAACACTGCAATCATCTTCCTGAAATCTGAAAAGAAAAGAAGCTTTATCAGCCATGAAGATTTTACAGGATATAAAATAGAGCAGGATGATTACAACCATGAAAAAGAAGAGCAGCTGGAAAGAATGTACACCGCCATCCATCAGCTTAACCCAATTGATAAAGCATTCATTTTCTATTACCTGGAAGATTTTTCCGGAAAGCAGATTGCAGAGCAGATGGGGATCTCCGATGGGAATGTCCGTGTTAAAATGAACCGCGCCAAGAACAAACTGAAAGATATCTTACACTCCAATACCTAA
- a CDS encoding S41 family peptidase codes for MKNHQILIFIIVFLTSCTSVSKYNTQRMSCIPPEKLREDVDYAYNKLKEMHPNLYWYISEQDLKYKFDSLKNTLNTPLSPLQFYFRLQPLIASVREGHLSLKVPARRFTKKEVKALEHTKGLFSRFGYYVEGDRLFIVSNADSIQNIQPGTEILSINHVPVSDYMKKYRKLISSDGFNTTFYPYYLKDVFFNFYTAEHGFDNQAVLETVYQGQHKTYTLKRESKSESELASEKKQAKLTPEKKVHDYDAFTQSYNRSFSFLDQDSTVAYIKVKSFSESHSEQFYKDAFARIKAAGASYLILDIRNNYGGSLYEINHLYSYLTSEPYTLIHPSQLASAKTPLKTNYFRQSSPWQYIIKGITYPVYLTTQAFSTYSRDGKTYYRMKESRPNKPQPNAFTGKLFVLINGSSFSASSILASKLKNDHRATLIGEETGGANDGTVAGFYSYQQLPNSKLSLPVGLLLVQPDISFSGTRKGVVPDVTIRENMQEVIDHQDPEMNWVMSTIMMEKGTLVRPNAGIKR; via the coding sequence TTGAAAAATCATCAGATATTAATATTTATCATTGTATTTCTTACTTCATGCACATCGGTAAGCAAATACAATACCCAGAGAATGTCCTGCATCCCTCCTGAAAAGCTTAGGGAAGATGTGGACTATGCTTATAACAAGCTGAAAGAAATGCATCCGAACCTATATTGGTACATTTCGGAACAGGATCTTAAATATAAATTTGACAGTCTTAAGAACACACTTAACACTCCCCTAAGCCCGCTGCAATTTTACTTCAGGCTGCAACCGCTCATCGCTTCGGTCCGTGAGGGGCACCTTTCCCTGAAGGTTCCTGCACGAAGGTTTACCAAGAAAGAAGTCAAAGCATTGGAGCATACCAAAGGGCTTTTTAGCCGTTTCGGGTATTATGTGGAAGGTGACCGCCTGTTTATCGTCAGCAATGCAGATTCTATTCAAAATATACAGCCTGGTACCGAAATCCTTTCCATCAATCATGTTCCCGTTTCAGATTATATGAAAAAATACAGGAAGCTGATCAGCAGCGACGGATTCAACACAACTTTTTATCCATATTACCTGAAAGATGTATTTTTCAATTTTTATACAGCAGAACACGGATTTGACAACCAGGCAGTACTGGAAACCGTTTATCAGGGACAACACAAAACCTACACCCTGAAAAGGGAATCCAAGTCTGAGTCTGAACTTGCCAGCGAAAAAAAGCAGGCCAAGCTTACCCCTGAAAAAAAAGTACATGATTACGATGCATTCACACAAAGCTATAACCGGAGCTTCAGTTTTCTTGATCAGGACAGCACCGTGGCCTACATCAAAGTAAAAAGCTTTTCAGAAAGCCATTCGGAACAGTTTTACAAAGATGCTTTTGCCCGGATAAAAGCGGCTGGGGCCTCCTACCTTATCCTGGATATCCGGAATAATTACGGCGGTTCACTGTACGAAATCAATCATCTGTACTCTTACCTGACGTCTGAGCCCTACACCTTGATCCATCCTTCACAGCTTGCGTCAGCAAAAACGCCTTTAAAAACGAATTACTTCAGGCAGAGCAGCCCATGGCAGTACATTATCAAAGGTATTACCTACCCTGTTTACCTTACCACCCAGGCATTCAGCACCTACAGCAGGGATGGAAAAACATATTACAGGATGAAGGAAAGCAGGCCAAACAAGCCTCAGCCAAATGCTTTTACAGGCAAACTTTTCGTGCTGATCAACGGCTCCAGCTTTTCTGCCTCGTCCATCTTGGCCTCCAAACTTAAGAATGACCATCGTGCAACGTTGATAGGAGAAGAAACCGGCGGTGCCAATGATGGTACCGTGGCAGGGTTTTATTCCTATCAGCAGCTTCCGAACTCGAAGCTCAGCTTACCGGTAGGATTACTGCTGGTACAGCCCGACATTAGCTTTTCCGGGACCCGTAAAGGTGTTGTTCCTGATGTTACCATACGGGAAAATATGCAGGAAGTCATCGACCATCAGGATCCGGAGATGAACTGGGTCATGAGCACGATTATGATGGAAAAAGGAACATTGGTGAGACCAAATGCGGGCATTAAGCGATAG
- a CDS encoding MBL fold metallo-hydrolase, translated as MIYSIVVIALVIIGAYYLITSREVFGAEPRGKRLERMKQSGHYKDRQFQNLSYTPSIAEGYSMPRVMYDFFFAKKDPLLKPLKAIPSVHTDLKAIPADQDVMVWLGHSSYFIRTNGVSFLIDPVLSSYGSPFKYFNKAFSGSDIFRPEDIPHLDYLVITHDHYDHLDYPTVKALKDRVEKVILPLGVGAHLERWGYAEENLIEEEWGTTIPLKNNISITFTPARHFSGRKVRRNGTLWTSYVLQTPDKKIFLGGDSGYDTHFKAIGEQYGPFDYAIMENGQYNEAWKYIHSLPEDVVKAGMDVKAKNIIPVHSAKFALALHPWNEPLEKVSVLGKENHLNILTPMIGQPVSLNGSDQHFNPWWKD; from the coding sequence ATGATTTATTCCATCGTTGTTATTGCATTGGTCATTATCGGAGCTTATTATCTGATTACTTCCCGTGAAGTTTTCGGAGCTGAACCCCGCGGAAAAAGGCTTGAGCGTATGAAGCAGTCCGGGCATTATAAAGACCGGCAGTTTCAGAACCTCAGTTATACACCATCGATTGCTGAGGGGTACAGCATGCCCCGCGTGATGTATGATTTTTTCTTTGCTAAAAAAGATCCTTTGTTGAAACCGCTGAAAGCAATTCCGTCCGTCCATACCGATTTAAAAGCGATACCGGCGGATCAGGATGTCATGGTATGGCTGGGTCATTCATCCTATTTTATCCGCACCAATGGGGTTTCGTTTCTGATCGATCCGGTTCTGAGCTCCTATGGTTCTCCGTTTAAATATTTCAATAAAGCGTTTTCCGGATCAGATATTTTCCGTCCGGAGGATATCCCGCATCTTGATTATTTGGTCATTACCCATGACCATTATGACCACCTGGATTATCCTACGGTAAAAGCCCTGAAGGACAGAGTAGAAAAAGTTATCCTGCCCTTAGGAGTGGGAGCGCATCTGGAACGTTGGGGATATGCCGAAGAAAACCTTATTGAAGAAGAATGGGGCACCACCATACCGCTGAAAAATAATATCAGCATTACTTTTACGCCGGCAAGGCACTTTTCGGGGAGGAAAGTCAGAAGAAACGGGACATTATGGACTTCTTACGTATTGCAGACCCCGGACAAGAAAATATTTCTGGGCGGAGACAGCGGTTACGATACCCATTTTAAAGCCATCGGTGAGCAATATGGGCCTTTTGACTACGCCATCATGGAAAACGGGCAGTATAATGAAGCCTGGAAATACATCCACTCTTTACCCGAAGATGTTGTAAAAGCAGGGATGGATGTGAAAGCAAAAAATATCATTCCCGTACATTCTGCAAAGTTCGCCCTTGCGCTCCATCCGTGGAATGAACCACTTGAAAAGGTAAGTGTTCTTGGTAAGGAAAATCACCTGAATATTCTGACTCCCATGATCGGACAGCCGGTCAGTCTCAATGGATCCGATCAGCATTTCAATCCCTGGTGGAAGGATTGA
- a CDS encoding GNAT family N-acetyltransferase: protein MENITFELSPYQDELQLLIDGHKAGYMSIKVDGRQLIVYYTKLDEAYEGHGYAKLLLDELVRYAEENDLLVDPECDFVRQQFENHPDRYRDIWHA from the coding sequence ATGGAAAATATCACATTTGAGTTAAGTCCCTATCAGGATGAGCTGCAGCTATTGATCGACGGCCATAAAGCCGGATATATGTCTATAAAAGTAGACGGTAGACAACTGATCGTATATTATACCAAGCTTGACGAAGCATATGAAGGGCATGGCTATGCTAAATTGCTGCTGGACGAACTGGTGCGGTATGCCGAGGAAAATGACCTATTGGTAGATCCCGAATGCGACTTTGTACGGCAGCAGTTTGAAAACCATCCGGACCGTTACCGGGATATCTGGCACGCCTGA
- a CDS encoding hemolysin family protein: protein MEIIIIIILILVNGIFSMSEMALVSAKNFKLENEKKRGSHRAERALKLTGNPSTFLSTVQIGITLIGILLGIHSGDRLTADLAALISDIGLLTAYSEPIASVIIIITVTFLSIVFGELIPKRLGLKFPEKISMLIAGPMYWLALLTSPFVWLLTVTNEGILKLFGISHDEKEMVTEEEIKSIIREGRDGGIIEHMEHDVLENAFELGNRKVSSLATHRSKIISVDAGDDYQTVKRKIRNCSFSTYPVTEHNNPDHIIGVVKLCDLFDLDPGNFNLRSHLRKAIFISENSFVYPLMESFQKNKAHLAIVIDEYGTTKGIVTLNDILDDLVGNIPDGSDNEPDIIARSEDSWLIDGQCSIYDFRKYFNLTLDQDIEKNFVSVSGLFIHGKDTVPKTGDQMTFGNLILEIVDKDGHKIDKILATRTTDPPQSTPNS, encoded by the coding sequence ATGGAAATTATCATTATCATCATCCTGATCTTGGTCAACGGGATTTTTTCAATGTCTGAAATGGCATTGGTATCTGCCAAGAATTTTAAGCTGGAAAATGAAAAGAAGAGGGGCAGCCACCGTGCGGAACGTGCCCTTAAGCTCACCGGCAATCCAAGTACATTTCTTTCAACCGTGCAGATCGGTATTACCCTGATCGGCATCCTTCTGGGTATTCATTCAGGTGACCGGCTTACGGCTGATCTTGCTGCCCTGATTTCTGATATCGGGCTGCTTACTGCCTATTCCGAGCCTATTGCATCCGTGATTATCATTATAACAGTTACATTTTTGTCCATCGTTTTCGGTGAACTGATCCCAAAAAGACTGGGGCTGAAATTTCCGGAAAAGATTTCCATGCTGATCGCCGGACCTATGTACTGGCTGGCTTTACTGACCTCTCCGTTTGTCTGGTTGTTAACGGTAACCAATGAAGGAATTTTAAAGCTTTTCGGCATCAGTCATGATGAAAAGGAAATGGTGACTGAAGAAGAAATAAAATCCATTATCAGGGAAGGTAGAGATGGCGGAATTATTGAGCATATGGAACATGATGTTTTGGAAAATGCATTCGAGTTGGGCAACAGAAAGGTCAGTTCACTCGCTACCCACCGGTCAAAGATCATTTCTGTGGATGCCGGTGATGATTACCAGACGGTGAAGCGGAAAATCAGGAACTGTTCATTTTCCACCTATCCTGTTACTGAACATAATAATCCAGACCATATTATCGGAGTCGTTAAGCTGTGTGACCTGTTTGACCTGGATCCCGGCAATTTCAACCTGAGGTCCCATCTGAGAAAGGCAATATTCATCAGTGAAAATTCTTTTGTGTATCCCCTTATGGAAAGTTTCCAGAAAAACAAGGCCCATCTTGCTATTGTCATTGATGAGTACGGCACGACCAAAGGAATTGTCACCCTCAATGACATCCTGGATGATCTGGTTGGCAATATTCCGGACGGTTCCGATAATGAACCGGACATAATCGCCAGGAGTGAAGATTCGTGGCTGATTGACGGCCAATGCTCCATCTATGATTTCAGGAAATATTTTAACCTGACGCTTGACCAGGATATTGAAAAGAATTTCGTGAGCGTTTCAGGATTATTCATCCACGGAAAAGATACAGTGCCCAAAACCGGGGACCAGATGACCTTTGGCAATCTCATCCTAGAAATTGTGGATAAGGACGGACATAAAATTGACAAAATCCTGGCTACAAGAACAACTGATCCACCACAATCAACTCCTAATTCATAA
- a CDS encoding helix-turn-helix domain-containing protein — protein METTETLKGFYERNTFYRLPEGCTAPGLGHFNVFARDNCSSITPYSRRDYYKISLIIGKGTIHYADKWIYLDRPAVLFSNPLIPYSWEAENDDQKGFFCLFTDHFLHNGSRFGSLSDSWLFKIGGTPVFFVDEKQQQEVAEIFGKMMTEIQSDYSHKYDLLRAYLHLLIHETMKMHPTENFQPYQNSSQRIASLFMELLERQFPIDSPERYLRLKTPNDYAASLSIHVNSLNRSVKEITGRTTGQQIASRVIQEAHALLKHTDWNISEIAYALGFEEPSYFTNYFKKQAGITPNAVRNTLV, from the coding sequence ATGGAAACAACTGAGACATTAAAAGGTTTTTACGAACGGAACACTTTTTACAGGCTGCCGGAAGGCTGCACGGCTCCCGGACTCGGGCACTTTAATGTATTCGCAAGGGATAATTGTTCGTCGATCACTCCTTACAGCAGAAGGGATTATTATAAAATTTCACTGATTATAGGAAAAGGCACTATCCATTATGCGGATAAGTGGATCTATTTAGACCGGCCAGCAGTCCTGTTCTCAAATCCTCTTATTCCGTATTCATGGGAGGCTGAAAATGATGATCAGAAAGGTTTTTTCTGCCTGTTTACTGATCATTTCCTGCATAACGGCAGCCGTTTCGGCAGCCTTTCGGATTCCTGGCTGTTTAAAATAGGCGGCACCCCGGTATTCTTCGTAGATGAAAAACAGCAGCAGGAAGTGGCGGAGATCTTCGGTAAAATGATGACGGAAATACAATCGGATTATTCCCATAAATACGATTTGCTGCGGGCTTACCTCCATCTCCTCATTCACGAAACCATGAAAATGCACCCTACGGAAAATTTTCAGCCGTACCAGAATTCTTCACAGCGCATTGCTTCGCTGTTTATGGAGCTTCTGGAGCGTCAGTTCCCCATTGACAGCCCGGAACGGTACCTGAGGCTGAAAACGCCTAATGACTATGCGGCCAGCCTTTCCATTCATGTCAACTCGCTGAACCGTTCCGTAAAAGAGATTACAGGCAGGACAACAGGGCAGCAGATTGCCTCAAGGGTAATCCAGGAAGCCCACGCGCTGCTGAAGCATACGGACTGGAATATTTCGGAAATTGCTTATGCACTGGGTTTTGAAGAGCCTTCTTATTTTACCAATTATTTTAAAAAACAGGCCGGGATAACGCCTAATGCTGTAAGAAATACACTGGTTTGA
- a CDS encoding aldo/keto reductase, which yields MQFRKLGNTGKELSVIGLGCMGMSFAYGPTDEQESINTLHKALDLGVNFWDTADMYANGENEKLISKVLVPNRDKIFIATKFGFRFKDGKASHSGAPGTYFDGSPEWVRQAVDASLQRLKVDEIDLYYAHRVDPNIPVEETVGAMAELVKAGKVKYIGLSEASASSIRKANAVHPITALQSEYSLLTRDVENEILPVIRELGITLVPYSPLARGLFSNINDVQNFGAEDFRKSLPRYQDEYLENNRKLAQEINDFAASKGVKGTQLALAWVLNQGEDIIPIPGTKRIKYLEENIAAAGLKLSGEDLSTIDSILKKYPHVGERYSEGSMKLVNN from the coding sequence ATGCAATTCAGAAAATTAGGAAATACAGGAAAAGAACTTTCAGTTATTGGATTAGGCTGCATGGGGATGAGTTTTGCCTATGGACCGACGGATGAGCAGGAAAGCATCAACACACTTCATAAAGCACTTGATCTTGGCGTAAACTTCTGGGATACCGCAGACATGTATGCCAATGGGGAGAATGAAAAACTGATTTCTAAAGTGCTGGTTCCGAACCGGGATAAAATTTTCATTGCCACTAAATTCGGGTTCAGGTTTAAAGACGGTAAGGCAAGCCACAGCGGTGCGCCGGGAACATACTTTGACGGTTCCCCGGAATGGGTAAGACAGGCTGTAGATGCAAGTCTTCAGCGGCTAAAGGTTGATGAAATCGACCTGTATTATGCCCATCGTGTAGATCCCAATATCCCTGTCGAGGAAACGGTAGGGGCTATGGCGGAACTGGTAAAAGCCGGGAAGGTGAAATATATCGGGTTATCAGAAGCTTCCGCATCCTCTATCAGGAAGGCGAATGCTGTTCATCCGATAACGGCCTTACAATCTGAATACTCACTGCTTACCAGGGATGTGGAAAATGAGATTTTACCCGTAATCAGGGAGCTTGGGATTACTTTAGTTCCTTATTCTCCGCTGGCGAGAGGATTGTTTTCCAACATCAATGACGTTCAGAACTTCGGAGCGGAAGACTTCAGAAAGTCGCTTCCACGTTATCAGGATGAATACCTTGAAAACAATAGAAAGCTGGCTCAGGAAATCAATGATTTTGCGGCTTCCAAGGGGGTGAAAGGAACCCAGCTGGCTCTTGCCTGGGTATTGAACCAGGGAGAGGATATTATCCCGATTCCGGGGACGAAAAGAATCAAGTACCTGGAGGAGAATATTGCAGCAGCAGGGTTGAAACTGTCCGGTGAAGATCTCAGCACCATCGATTCAATTCTGAAGAAATATCCTCATGTAGGGGAAAGATACAGCGAAGGATCTATGAAGCTGGTTAATAATTAA
- a CDS encoding aldo/keto reductase, which yields MEFRKLGNTGEKLSAVGLGCMGMSAAYGPADEQENIKTLYKALDLGVNFWDTADIYANGKNEKLISKVLVPNRDKIFIATKFGFRFKDGKASHSGAPGTYFDGSPEWIRQAVDASLQRLKVDEIDLYYAHRVDPNIPVEETVGAMAELVQAGKVKYLGLSEASAASIRKAHAVHPITALQSEYSLLTRDVENEILPVIRELGITLVPYSPLARGLFSNINDVQNFGAEDFRKSLPRYQDEYLENNRKLAQEINDFAASKGVKGTQLALAWVLNQGEDIIPIPGTKRIRYLEENIAAAGLKLSGEDLKTIDSILKKYPHVGERYSEGSMKLVNN from the coding sequence ATGGAATTCAGAAAACTAGGAAATACAGGAGAAAAACTTTCAGCAGTTGGTCTGGGATGTATGGGAATGAGTGCTGCTTATGGCCCGGCTGATGAACAGGAGAATATCAAGACACTTTATAAAGCCCTTGACCTCGGCGTTAACTTCTGGGATACGGCTGATATTTATGCCAATGGTAAGAATGAAAAGCTGATCTCCAAAGTGCTGGTTCCGAACCGGGATAAAATTTTCATTGCCACGAAATTCGGCTTCAGGTTCAAAGACGGAAAGGCAAGCCACAGCGGTGCGCCGGGCACCTATTTTGACGGCTCTCCGGAATGGATCAGGCAGGCGGTAGATGCAAGCCTCCAGCGGCTGAAGGTTGATGAGATAGACCTGTATTATGCGCACCGCGTTGATCCCAATATCCCGGTTGAGGAAACGGTAGGCGCTATGGCTGAACTGGTACAGGCAGGAAAAGTAAAATACCTTGGATTGTCAGAAGCTTCCGCAGCTTCCATCAGAAAAGCACATGCTGTTCATCCGATCACTGCTTTGCAGTCTGAATATTCGCTGCTCACCAGGGATGTGGAAAATGAAATCTTACCGGTCATCAGGGAGCTGGGAATTACGTTGGTTCCTTATTCTCCGCTGGCGAGAGGATTGTTCTCCAATATCAATGACGTCCAGAACTTCGGAGCGGAAGACTTCAGAAAGTCGCTTCCAAGATATCAGGATGAATACCTGGAAAATAACAGAAAGCTGGCTCAGGAAATCAATGATTTTGCGGCTTCCAAAGGGGTGAAAGGAACCCAGCTGGCGCTTGCGTGGGTATTGAACCAGGGAGAAGACATTATCCCGATTCCGGGGACAAAAAGAATCAGATACCTGGAAGAGAATATTGCCGCCGCAGGGCTGAAACTTTCCGGGGAAGACCTCAAAACCATTGATTCGATTCTGAAGAAATATCCTCATGTAGGGGAGAGGTACAGCGAAGGATCTATGAAGCTGGTTAATAACTAA